TTTATTGTTAATACTTGGTTTTCTAAAGAATAGGTTTTTCCACACACTTTACACTTTAGTTTATCTTTTAATGGGCTTCCACATTGACAGACCCAACCTATTTGCTTAGCAGGTACACCTGCCATCAATGCATAGTCCGGTACATCTTTCGTCACAACAGCGCCAGAGCCTATCATTGCCCATTGACCAATTGTATTTCCACAAATAATTGTTGCATTTGCTCCTATTGAAGCACCATATTTAACCTGTGTATTTTTGTAGGCTTTTGTGCCTTTTGGGTATTTACTTCTAGGCGTTAGATCATTTGTAAATACCATCGAAGGGCCGCAGAATACATAGTCCTCTAACTCTACACCTTCATATATGGATACATTGTTTTGAATTTTAACCCCATTTCCTATTTTTACATTGTTACCGATATTAACATTTTGTCCAATTGAACAACCGTTGCCTATTCTAGACCCTGTCTGAACGTGACTAAAATACCAAATTTTTGTATCTTCTCCAATAGTAACATCCTCATCTATATAACTGCTTTCATGAATGAAACACTTCACTTTTTAAACCTCCCTTTAAACTCTAATGTACTGCATTTATCTAATGGCAGCTTTATACTTTTACCTTCTAAAGCTGATTTGTATATAGCTAAAACAGTTTCTACAGCTTTTCTACCATCCTCAGCTGTT
The genomic region above belongs to Natranaerovirga hydrolytica and contains:
- a CDS encoding acyltransferase, encoding MKCFIHESSYIDEDVTIGEDTKIWYFSHVQTGSRIGNGCSIGQNVNIGNNVKIGNGVKIQNNVSIYEGVELEDYVFCGPSMVFTNDLTPRSKYPKGTKAYKNTQVKYGASIGANATIICGNTIGQWAMIGSGAVVTKDVPDYALMAGVPAKQIGWVCQCGSPLKDKLKCKVCGKTYSLENQVLTINQP